One Cellulomonas taurus genomic region harbors:
- a CDS encoding DEAD/DEAH box helicase has translation MTQDRASVPTTHASTSAASNLPPAFPGRAPWGTAGKLRAWQAEALDQYLATSPRDFLAVATPGAGKTTFALRIATELLQARVVRRVTVVAPTEHLKHQWADAAARVGITLDPNFKNAQGRHGHGFDGVALTYAQVASKPALHAARTTAAPTLVILDEVHHGGDALSWGDAVYEAFDGAARRLALTGTPFRSDTAAIPFVQYERDADGIRRSKADYTYGYAEALRDHVVRPVLFLTYSGSMRWRTKAGDEVSARLGEPLTKDLTAQAWRTALDPNGEWIPSVLAAADRRLTEVRRSVPDAGAMVIATDQTDARAYAGHLARITGQSPTVVLSDDEGASARIDEFSDSDSRWLVAVRMVSEGVDVPRLAVGVYATSASTPLFFAQAIGRFVRARKRGETASVFLPSVTPLLTLANAMEVERDHALDRPKTAEEQGEGYNPEDSLIVAANREEKGSDALQGSFEMLEAQASFDRVLFDGGEFGTGADVGSEEELDFLGLPGLLDADQVTTLLRQRQADQQKGKKRTADVAAERAEMDHRKQAELRKELAQLVGAWSRKSGQPHAQVHAELRRRCGGPEVPLADPDQLTKRIGMLRGWFVGKK, from the coding sequence GTGACCCAGGACCGCGCCTCCGTCCCCACCACCCACGCCTCGACGTCCGCGGCATCGAATCTGCCGCCGGCGTTCCCCGGCCGTGCGCCGTGGGGGACGGCGGGCAAGCTGCGTGCCTGGCAGGCGGAGGCCCTGGACCAGTACCTGGCGACCTCACCGCGGGACTTCCTCGCGGTGGCGACCCCGGGTGCCGGCAAGACGACCTTCGCGCTGCGGATCGCCACCGAGCTGTTGCAGGCCCGGGTGGTGCGACGGGTGACGGTGGTCGCACCGACCGAGCACCTCAAGCACCAGTGGGCGGATGCGGCGGCCCGGGTCGGCATCACCCTGGACCCGAACTTCAAGAACGCCCAGGGTCGGCACGGCCACGGCTTCGACGGCGTGGCGCTGACCTACGCTCAGGTGGCCAGCAAACCCGCGCTGCACGCGGCACGGACCACCGCGGCGCCGACGCTGGTGATCCTGGACGAGGTGCACCACGGCGGCGACGCGCTGTCCTGGGGCGACGCCGTCTACGAGGCATTTGACGGGGCAGCGCGGCGGCTCGCGCTGACCGGCACGCCCTTCCGCAGCGACACCGCCGCGATCCCGTTCGTGCAGTACGAGCGGGACGCCGACGGCATCCGGCGCTCCAAGGCCGACTACACCTACGGCTATGCCGAGGCGCTGCGCGATCACGTGGTGCGCCCGGTGCTGTTCCTCACCTACTCCGGCTCGATGCGGTGGCGCACCAAGGCCGGCGACGAGGTCTCGGCCCGGCTCGGTGAGCCGCTGACCAAGGACCTGACCGCGCAGGCGTGGCGGACGGCGCTGGACCCGAACGGCGAGTGGATCCCGTCGGTGCTCGCCGCCGCCGACCGTCGCCTGACCGAGGTGCGCCGCAGCGTGCCGGACGCCGGGGCGATGGTGATCGCGACCGATCAGACCGACGCGCGCGCCTACGCCGGTCACCTGGCCCGGATCACCGGCCAGTCACCGACCGTGGTGCTCTCCGACGACGAGGGTGCCAGTGCCCGGATCGACGAGTTCTCCGACTCCGACTCGCGCTGGTTGGTCGCCGTCCGGATGGTCTCCGAGGGGGTGGACGTGCCCCGGCTCGCGGTGGGCGTCTACGCCACCAGTGCCTCGACGCCGCTGTTCTTCGCGCAGGCGATCGGCCGGTTCGTGCGGGCGCGTAAGCGCGGGGAGACGGCGTCGGTGTTCCTGCCGTCGGTCACCCCGCTGCTGACCCTGGCCAACGCGATGGAGGTCGAGCGCGACCACGCCCTGGACCGACCGAAAACCGCCGAGGAGCAGGGCGAGGGCTACAACCCCGAGGACTCCCTGATCGTCGCGGCGAATCGAGAGGAGAAGGGGTCGGACGCCCTGCAGGGGTCCTTCGAGATGCTGGAGGCCCAGGCGTCCTTCGACCGGGTGCTGTTCGACGGCGGCGAGTTCGGCACCGGCGCGGACGTCGGATCGGAGGAGGAGCTCGACTTCCTCGGGCTGCCCGGCCTGCTGGACGCCGACCAGGTGACGACCCTGCTCCGGCAGCGCCAGGCCGATCAGCAGAAGGGCAAGAAGCGCACCGCGGATGTCGCCGCCGAGCGAGCGGAGATGGATCACCGCAAGCAGGCCGAGCTGCGCAAGGAACTGGCCCAGCTGGTCGGCGCCTGGTCGCGCAAGAGCGGACAGCCGCACGCCCAGGTGCACGCGGAGCTGCGCCGCCGCTGCGGTGGTCCGGAGGTGCCGCTGGCCGACCCGGATCAGCTGACCAAACGGATCGGGATGCTGCGCGGCTGGTTCGTCGGGAAGAAGTGA
- a CDS encoding DUF3039 domain-containing protein — MSEPLPPSDPSTGPDRASDPDGGTSTGLLERTELNEQVEPGDHERFAHYVRKEKIMESAISGNPVIALCGKVWVPGRDPKKFPVCPVCQEIYDGLREPQDGDDSSKGGGGRRWGFGRGKGSGDGSGGK, encoded by the coding sequence ATGAGTGAGCCCCTGCCGCCGAGCGACCCCAGCACCGGCCCGGATCGGGCCTCCGACCCCGATGGGGGCACCTCCACCGGCCTGCTGGAACGCACCGAGCTGAACGAGCAGGTCGAGCCGGGCGACCACGAGCGTTTCGCGCACTACGTGCGCAAGGAGAAGATCATGGAGTCCGCGATCTCCGGCAATCCGGTGATCGCGCTCTGCGGCAAGGTGTGGGTGCCGGGCCGCGACCCGAAGAAGTTCCCGGTCTGCCCGGTCTGCCAGGAGATCTACGACGGGCTGCGCGAGCCGCAGGACGGTGACGACTCCAGCAAGGGCGGTGGCGGGCGACGCTGGGGCTTCGGCCGCGGCAAGGGCTCCGGCGACGGCTCCGGCGGCAAGTGA
- the nagB gene encoding glucosamine-6-phosphate deaminase has protein sequence MEVIIAPAPELARLAADAVERVVRTAQHPVIGLATGSSPLAVYDELVRRHTEEGLSFAGVKAFMLDEYVGLPADHPERYRNVIEKEIASRIDIDPADVHGPDGLAEDIPAACAAYERAIVDAGGVDVQILGIGTDGHIAFNEPGSSLASRTRIKTLTRQTREDNARFFDGDIDQVPEHCLTQGLATIMSARHLVLLATGKGKAEAVHHLAEGPVSAMWPATILQHHPHVTVLVDDAAAGRLQLASYYREAFSGKPAWQH, from the coding sequence ATGGAGGTCATCATCGCCCCGGCACCCGAGCTGGCGCGGCTCGCGGCGGATGCCGTGGAGCGGGTGGTCCGCACCGCCCAGCACCCGGTGATCGGGCTGGCGACCGGGTCCAGCCCGCTGGCGGTCTACGACGAGCTGGTGCGGCGGCACACGGAGGAGGGCCTGTCGTTCGCCGGGGTGAAGGCGTTCATGCTGGACGAGTACGTCGGGCTGCCCGCCGATCACCCGGAGCGCTACCGGAACGTGATCGAGAAGGAGATCGCCTCCCGGATCGACATCGACCCGGCGGACGTGCACGGCCCGGACGGTCTGGCCGAGGACATCCCCGCCGCCTGCGCCGCCTATGAGCGAGCGATCGTGGACGCGGGCGGAGTCGACGTGCAGATCCTCGGCATCGGCACCGACGGGCACATCGCCTTCAACGAGCCGGGGTCGTCACTGGCCTCCCGCACCCGGATCAAGACCCTGACCCGGCAGACCCGGGAGGACAACGCCCGGTTCTTCGACGGCGACATCGACCAGGTGCCCGAGCACTGCCTGACCCAGGGCCTGGCGACCATCATGTCGGCGCGGCACCTGGTGCTGCTGGCCACCGGCAAGGGCAAGGCCGAGGCGGTGCACCACCTCGCCGAGGGGCCGGTCAGCGCGATGTGGCCGGCGACCATCCTGCAGCACCACCCGCACGTCACCGTCCTGGTCGACGACGCGGCGGCCGGTCGCCTGCAACTGGCCAGCTACTACCGCGAGGCGTTCTCCGGCAAGCCCGCCTGGCAGCACTGA
- a CDS encoding ROK family protein → MRPQNTGWSVGLDIGGTKTLAVLLDPTGAPGDQLRLPTERGAEAVVDTAATAAADLLARADLHADQLTGIGIGLPGIVDPTTGRVEHAVNLGIATGIPLAERVAEAVHRRLNGRGGAAPVPVRVENDLNAAALGAAHLRGPGSGDLAFLALGTGLAAGLVLDGRLRRGAGGAAGEIGHLVYQPGGRPCPCGQRGCLEQYASGSALLAAWPGPGDRPAPVALFESADAGDPAAVTIRTEFAEAVATAVRVLLLTTDVAQVVIGGGVSELGSPLVDLVRARLDHAARESRFLASMRMAERVDLAPRGVPVGAVGAALVGRKES, encoded by the coding sequence GTGCGACCTCAGAACACCGGCTGGTCGGTGGGGCTGGACATCGGGGGGACCAAGACCCTCGCGGTGCTGCTGGACCCCACCGGCGCCCCCGGCGACCAGCTCCGCCTGCCCACCGAGCGGGGGGCCGAGGCCGTCGTCGACACCGCCGCGACCGCCGCCGCCGATCTGCTCGCCCGTGCCGACCTGCACGCCGACCAGCTGACCGGCATCGGCATCGGCCTGCCCGGCATCGTGGACCCGACCACCGGGCGGGTCGAGCACGCGGTGAACCTGGGCATCGCGACCGGCATCCCGCTCGCCGAGCGGGTCGCCGAGGCGGTGCACCGGCGGCTGAACGGTCGCGGCGGTGCGGCGCCGGTGCCGGTCCGGGTCGAGAACGACCTGAACGCGGCCGCCCTCGGTGCCGCCCACCTGCGCGGTCCGGGCAGCGGCGACCTCGCATTCCTCGCCCTCGGCACCGGGCTGGCGGCGGGGCTGGTGCTGGACGGTCGACTGCGGCGCGGCGCCGGCGGTGCGGCGGGGGAGATCGGTCACCTGGTCTACCAGCCCGGCGGACGGCCCTGCCCCTGCGGGCAGCGCGGCTGCCTGGAGCAGTACGCCTCCGGGTCGGCGCTGCTCGCCGCCTGGCCCGGACCGGGCGACCGGCCGGCACCGGTGGCGCTGTTCGAGTCGGCCGACGCGGGCGACCCGGCGGCGGTCACGATCCGCACCGAGTTCGCCGAGGCGGTGGCCACCGCGGTGCGGGTACTGCTGCTGACCACCGATGTCGCCCAGGTCGTGATCGGCGGCGGTGTCAGCGAGCTCGGGTCCCCGCTGGTGGACCTGGTTCGTGCCAGGCTGGATCACGCTGCCCGGGAGTCACGCTTCCTGGCATCGATGCGCATGGCGGAGCGGGTCGACCTCGCGCCGCGTGGAGTACCGGTGGGAGCGGTCGGCGCCGCACTGGTCGGACGGAAGGAGTCCTGA
- a CDS encoding carbohydrate ABC transporter permease: MSTVDTTAPLPTRQSTATDATAARKAGRSNRNARARRDRPGWFLSVAAVVVFLFSIFPVYWMVNSSFLPTNKIRSTTPTFAPIGGTFDNYRKIFTGQTNYDFLPALRVSLIVTLIVLVAALLFGFLAALAATRFRWRGRKWFIVVILAIQMIPGEAMIISLYSMLRDWNLLDQIAGLALVYTASVLPFTIWTLRGFVAGVPAELEEAAQIDGCSKIGAFARVTFPLVAPGLISTGVFAFIQAWNEFVLALVVMEGNKTLPIWLRALQEATKGTDWGTVMAGSTLISIPVVIFFLFVQGRMTSGMVSGAVKG, from the coding sequence ATGAGCACCGTCGACACCACCGCCCCGCTGCCGACCCGGCAGTCGACCGCCACGGACGCCACCGCCGCGCGCAAGGCGGGCCGCAGCAACCGCAACGCCCGCGCCCGCCGCGACCGTCCGGGCTGGTTCCTGTCGGTCGCCGCTGTCGTGGTCTTCCTGTTCTCGATCTTCCCGGTCTACTGGATGGTCAACAGCTCCTTCCTGCCGACCAACAAGATCCGCAGCACGACGCCGACCTTCGCGCCGATCGGCGGGACCTTCGACAACTACCGGAAGATCTTCACCGGCCAGACCAACTACGACTTCCTGCCGGCGCTGCGGGTCAGCCTGATCGTCACCCTGATCGTGCTGGTCGCCGCGCTGCTGTTCGGCTTCCTGGCGGCGCTCGCGGCGACCCGGTTCCGGTGGCGGGGCCGCAAATGGTTCATCGTGGTGATCCTGGCGATCCAGATGATCCCGGGCGAGGCGATGATCATCTCGCTGTACTCGATGCTGCGGGACTGGAACCTGCTGGACCAGATCGCCGGGCTGGCGCTGGTCTACACCGCCTCCGTGCTGCCCTTCACCATCTGGACGCTGCGTGGCTTCGTCGCCGGGGTGCCCGCGGAACTGGAGGAGGCGGCACAGATCGACGGCTGCTCCAAGATCGGCGCCTTCGCCCGGGTCACCTTCCCGCTGGTCGCCCCCGGACTGATCTCCACCGGGGTGTTCGCCTTCATCCAGGCCTGGAACGAGTTCGTGCTCGCCCTGGTCGTGATGGAGGGCAACAAGACGCTGCCGATCTGGCTGCGCGCGCTCCAGGAAGCGACCAAGGGCACCGACTGGGGCACCGTGATGGCAGGTTCCACGTTGATCTCGATCCCGGTGGTGATCTTCTTCCTGTTCGTCCAGGGACGGATGACCTCGGGCATGGTGTCCGGAGCGGTGAAGGGCTGA
- a CDS encoding carbohydrate ABC transporter permease, protein MSVSTAPTRAPKRKRIRDTRDRGVSWSALALLVPAVAVLAVFLGYPLVRMLIFSVQDFSRQNNLFSGKAPNFVGFEQYQKVLTDAEFWTLMGRSFALMVVLVIATMTLGMLIALLMNRLGKGMKLLVSVGLLLAWAMPALTSTVIFQWMFDTSYGVVNYVLTQIGLDFDRFAWLSQPLTFFMVVVFLVTWQSVPFVAFTLFAALTQVPGEVLEAAELDGAGPVQRFRQVIVPFIKPVIAVVLMLQVIWDLRVFTQVYALRQSSAAANTDVIGTYIYRYGVAQGNYSEASAIAVIFALIMLGLAFFYVRSLLRNEDV, encoded by the coding sequence ATGTCTGTCTCCACCGCGCCCACCCGCGCGCCGAAGCGCAAGCGGATCCGGGACACCCGCGACCGCGGCGTCTCCTGGTCCGCGCTCGCCCTCCTCGTCCCCGCCGTCGCGGTGCTGGCCGTGTTCCTCGGTTACCCGCTGGTGCGGATGCTGATCTTCTCGGTGCAGGACTTCTCCCGGCAGAACAACCTCTTCTCCGGCAAGGCACCGAACTTCGTCGGATTCGAGCAGTACCAGAAGGTGCTCACCGACGCCGAGTTCTGGACCCTGATGGGTCGCTCCTTCGCCCTGATGGTCGTCCTGGTGATCGCCACCATGACCCTGGGCATGCTGATCGCGCTGCTGATGAACCGGCTGGGCAAGGGGATGAAGCTGCTGGTCAGCGTCGGCCTGCTGCTCGCCTGGGCGATGCCCGCGCTGACCAGCACCGTGATCTTCCAGTGGATGTTCGACACCTCCTACGGCGTCGTGAACTACGTGCTGACCCAGATCGGGTTGGACTTCGACCGCTTCGCCTGGCTCAGTCAGCCGCTGACCTTCTTCATGGTCGTGGTCTTCCTGGTGACCTGGCAGTCGGTGCCCTTCGTCGCCTTCACCCTGTTCGCCGCCCTGACCCAGGTGCCCGGTGAGGTGCTGGAGGCGGCCGAGCTCGACGGCGCAGGCCCGGTCCAGCGCTTCCGGCAGGTGATCGTGCCCTTCATCAAGCCGGTGATCGCCGTGGTGCTGATGTTGCAGGTGATCTGGGACCTGCGGGTGTTCACCCAGGTCTACGCGCTGCGCCAGTCGTCGGCGGCCGCGAACACCGACGTGATCGGCACCTACATCTACCGCTACGGCGTCGCCCAGGGGAACTACTCCGAGGCGAGCGCGATCGCGGTGATCTTCGCGCTGATCATGCTCGGCCTGGCCTTCTTCTACGTGCGTTCGCTGCTCCGAAACGAGGACGTGTGA
- a CDS encoding extracellular solute-binding protein — protein sequence MKILRMAAVGAAAALALTACSSGDSGSGDSTSSGDGATVKVWLVGSDTPDEAREYLETTFEDQNPGSDLVIEEQQWDGLVDKLSQAMTDPKTSPQIVEVGNTQSTTFTSAGAFMPLDDKYEELGGDDLLSGFVEIGTYDDTLYAVPYYAGSRLVFYSKAAYQAAGVEVPTTLDEYIEAGKTLKTANADKPNYSGIWYPGQDWRNGLPFIWSEGGELAVEKDGEWVGAINSPESVAGLEKIQDIMLNANGAAPDAKETDPQIPWCAGEVATLSAPGWVQGSLISADNGGCPDSESDIGVYALPGESADDTAPVFLGGSNIAIPAQAANQDLAYKAMQIMLSDEYQTILAKAGLTPAKVSLASEMGDTPVAQAAAKAAENVKLTPVAPGWSNVESDLIMETLFTEIAQGNDVQQAADTANDKITDALNR from the coding sequence GTGAAGATCCTACGTATGGCGGCCGTCGGTGCGGCGGCGGCGCTCGCGCTGACCGCCTGCTCGTCCGGCGATTCGGGCAGCGGCGACAGCACCTCGAGTGGCGACGGAGCCACCGTCAAGGTGTGGCTGGTCGGCTCGGACACCCCCGACGAGGCCCGTGAGTACCTGGAGACCACCTTCGAGGACCAGAACCCCGGCTCCGACCTGGTGATCGAGGAGCAGCAGTGGGACGGCCTGGTGGACAAGCTGTCCCAGGCGATGACCGACCCCAAGACCTCGCCGCAGATCGTCGAGGTCGGCAACACCCAGTCGACCACCTTCACCTCGGCCGGCGCCTTCATGCCGCTGGACGACAAGTACGAGGAGCTCGGCGGCGACGACCTGCTGTCCGGCTTCGTCGAGATCGGCACCTACGACGACACCTTGTACGCGGTGCCCTACTACGCCGGCTCCCGCCTGGTCTTCTACTCGAAGGCCGCCTACCAGGCAGCCGGGGTCGAGGTGCCGACCACGCTCGACGAGTACATCGAGGCCGGCAAGACCCTCAAGACCGCCAACGCCGACAAGCCGAACTACTCGGGCATTTGGTACCCGGGTCAGGACTGGCGCAACGGTCTGCCCTTCATCTGGTCCGAGGGTGGCGAGCTCGCGGTCGAGAAGGACGGCGAGTGGGTGGGCGCGATCAACTCCCCGGAGTCGGTGGCCGGCCTGGAGAAGATCCAGGACATCATGCTGAACGCGAACGGTGCCGCACCGGACGCCAAGGAGACCGACCCGCAGATCCCGTGGTGTGCCGGTGAGGTCGCCACGCTGTCCGCCCCGGGCTGGGTGCAGGGGTCGCTGATCAGCGCCGACAACGGTGGCTGCCCGGACTCGGAGTCCGACATCGGCGTCTACGCCCTGCCGGGTGAGTCCGCCGACGACACCGCCCCGGTGTTCCTGGGTGGCTCGAACATCGCCATCCCGGCCCAGGCGGCGAACCAGGACCTGGCCTACAAGGCGATGCAGATCATGCTCTCCGACGAGTACCAGACCATCCTGGCCAAGGCCGGGCTGACCCCGGCGAAGGTCTCGCTGGCCTCCGAGATGGGTGACACCCCGGTGGCCCAGGCGGCGGCGAAGGCGGCGGAGAACGTGAAGCTGACCCCGGTCGCCCCGGGCTGGTCCAACGTCGAGTCCGACCTGATCATGGAGACCCTGTTCACCGAGATCGCCCAGGGCAACGACGTGCAGCAGGCGGCCGACACCGCGAACGACAAGATCACGGACGCACTGAACCGCTGA
- a CDS encoding ROK family transcriptional regulator, producing MTTATRSAGRPAPRGVGRTLRPTGKLLPEHGRAHNRSLVLQHLFHNGPSSRADLARSTGLTRVTISDLVSVLISEGLVAELGIRPEGKVGKPATLVGMRTEEFHVLAVDLADDAKLRGAVMTLTGTVVARHSASLDGRTGADAVTVLEDLCRELLSAAASRPVIGIGIGSPGVIDPRGVVISAPNRAWYDLPLAATLTDTLGVPVYVANDANTRALGEYTYGGAAGAGLMVVTIGQGVGAGLVLDGMLVRGPNSAAGEIGHVTVVDDRDLRAGDPEPLLCACGRSGCLETLLSLPALRRATTDRSPEDSDAVLASVGRKLGVALAPVVSALNLSEVLLSGPPELLDGPLREAALTTVRSRTMPLIGDDLVIRTGSLDQDGALSGAAALVLNGQLGVT from the coding sequence ATGACCACAGCGACGCGGTCGGCCGGTCGCCCTGCTCCTCGGGGAGTCGGGCGGACCCTGCGACCCACCGGCAAGCTCCTTCCGGAGCACGGCCGCGCGCACAACCGCTCGCTGGTCCTGCAGCACCTGTTCCACAACGGCCCGTCCTCCCGCGCCGACCTGGCGCGCAGCACCGGCCTGACCCGGGTGACCATCTCCGACCTGGTCTCGGTGCTGATCTCCGAAGGGCTGGTCGCCGAGCTGGGCATCCGGCCCGAGGGCAAGGTGGGCAAGCCCGCGACCCTGGTCGGGATGCGCACGGAGGAGTTCCACGTCCTGGCGGTGGACCTGGCCGACGACGCGAAGCTGCGCGGCGCGGTGATGACCCTGACCGGCACCGTGGTCGCCCGGCACTCGGCCTCCCTCGACGGCCGCACCGGCGCCGACGCGGTGACGGTGCTGGAGGACCTGTGCCGGGAGCTGCTGTCGGCGGCCGCGAGCCGGCCGGTGATCGGGATCGGGATCGGCTCCCCGGGTGTCATCGACCCCCGCGGCGTGGTGATCTCGGCACCGAACCGCGCCTGGTACGACCTGCCGCTGGCGGCCACGCTCACCGACACCCTGGGCGTGCCGGTCTACGTGGCGAACGACGCGAACACCCGGGCGCTGGGGGAGTACACCTACGGCGGGGCCGCCGGGGCCGGACTGATGGTGGTCACCATCGGGCAGGGCGTCGGCGCCGGACTGGTGCTGGACGGCATGCTGGTGCGCGGCCCGAACAGCGCGGCGGGGGAGATCGGCCACGTCACCGTGGTCGACGACCGCGACCTGCGCGCCGGTGACCCCGAACCGCTGCTGTGCGCCTGCGGTCGCTCCGGCTGCCTGGAGACCCTGCTGTCGCTGCCGGCGCTGCGCCGCGCCACCACCGACCGCAGCCCCGAGGATTCCGACGCCGTGCTGGCGTCGGTAGGACGGAAGCTGGGCGTGGCCCTGGCACCCGTCGTCAGTGCGCTCAACCTCTCCGAGGTCCTGCTCTCCGGTCCGCCGGAACTGCTCGACGGACCGCTGAGAGAGGCCGCGCTCACCACTGTCCGGAGCCGGACCATGCCGTTGATAGGCGATGACCTGGTGATCAGGACGGGCTCGTTGGACCAGGACGGGGCGCTGTCCGGCGCCGCCGCCCTGGTCCTGAACGGCCAGCTCGGAGTGACGTGA
- a CDS encoding PfkB family carbohydrate kinase, with protein sequence MTLDVSQVVEAVPAPDQKVVAEGLAVTFGGPAANAAATAVALGVPARLVTAVGTGPIADLVRAGLADAGVAVTDLAADTDASPPVSTVLITRATGQRAVASVNAVGMPTLPAPDAGLLDRATALLVDGHHLSAAVPLAAEARRRGIPVLLDGGSWKPGLDGLLAHVDHAVLSADFALPNHADPGPLAPIQPAEQSPVMPAGDDDPACAVLLDRWPRVLSVARSAGAGPARLVERGSDPVLLPVPAVARVVDTLGAGDVLHGAIGAELARGATIGDALRAGIAVATRSTQYPGALGWTRADA encoded by the coding sequence GTGACCCTGGACGTGTCGCAGGTGGTCGAGGCGGTCCCGGCGCCGGACCAGAAGGTGGTGGCCGAGGGTCTCGCGGTGACCTTCGGCGGACCGGCAGCCAATGCCGCCGCCACCGCCGTCGCTCTGGGCGTGCCGGCCCGACTGGTCACCGCCGTGGGCACGGGGCCGATCGCCGATCTGGTGCGCGCGGGCCTGGCCGACGCGGGGGTGGCGGTCACCGACCTGGCAGCGGACACCGATGCCAGCCCTCCGGTGTCCACGGTGCTGATCACCCGGGCCACCGGACAGCGTGCCGTCGCCTCGGTCAACGCCGTCGGTATGCCGACCCTGCCCGCCCCGGACGCGGGCCTGCTGGACCGGGCGACGGCGCTCCTGGTGGACGGGCATCATCTGAGCGCGGCGGTGCCGCTGGCGGCCGAGGCGCGGCGACGGGGGATCCCGGTGTTGCTGGACGGCGGATCGTGGAAGCCGGGGCTGGACGGGCTGCTGGCGCACGTCGACCACGCGGTGCTCTCGGCGGACTTCGCGCTGCCGAATCACGCCGACCCGGGACCTCTCGCGCCCATCCAGCCCGCCGAGCAGAGCCCGGTCATGCCTGCGGGCGACGACGACCCCGCCTGTGCCGTCCTGCTGGACCGCTGGCCGAGGGTGCTGTCCGTGGCGCGCTCGGCGGGGGCGGGACCGGCGCGGCTGGTGGAGCGGGGGAGCGACCCGGTGCTGCTGCCGGTGCCCGCGGTGGCGCGCGTGGTGGACACCCTCGGCGCCGGGGATGTGCTGCACGGTGCGATCGGCGCCGAGCTGGCCCGCGGGGCGACGATCGGCGACGCCCTGCGGGCCGGGATCGCGGTGGCGACCCGGTCGACCCAGTACCCGGGCGCCCTCGGCTGGACCCGCGCGGACGCCTGA